GGCAAAAATCTTACTTTTGAAATCGCATTTTTGAAACTCTAAAAATCAAAACTATAAATGGAATTAACAGGAACAGTGATCGCCCTGCTGCCTGAGGTGACCGGGCAAGGCAAAAACGGAATGTGGCGTAAACAGGAATTTATTCTTGAAATACCATCTCAGTACCCTAAAAAAGTCTGCATTTCGCTTTGGGGCGACAAAATTGATCAGGCTGATTTGCAGGTGAACGATTCGGTTACTGCTTCAATTGATGTTGAAAGCCGTGAATACAATTCGCGCTGGTATACCGAAGTGAAAGCCTGGAAAGTAGATAAAAGCGGCGGGCCTGCATCTGCGGGAAACAGCCCGTTACCACCGGTAACCACTTTTAGTGAAGAGGATTCCGACGACCTGCCATTTTAATAAGAACTGATTACCAAAAGCCGGCGAGTATCACAATTCTTGCCGGCTTTGCCATTTAATTGGATTGATACGCCATCGACATGGTGAATTTATCGATCATTTCCTGCGGATGAACTTCCAAAATCCTGGCAAGTACCAGCACTACCAATGTATTTGAAGCGATTTTACGCGGGATGCCGGCTACTGTTGCAAACAGATCGACAGTTACCGACTGTTTTTCATCCAGCAGCTTCATCAATTTCTGCTCTTTATCTCCGTACTGAAAACGAATATCCCGTTCTCCCCTGCCGCGGCGCATAATTTCCTTCATTTCGCGGCTGGCTTGCAAGGATTTGTCTTCAACACGGATGTAAGCCTGCCGCCCGCCCGAATCGTCGACCACGTAGTGCGGCTTGTCAATGCTTCTCGGGATGGTCAGCACCAGCACGTCGCGATCGGCGCTCACGGGAACGCGCTCTTTTTTATAGCTGATTTTGGGGAAAATGTATCTGTCGATCGCGCGGCTCAACGTGTATTCATCTTCTTCGGCATCTTTCAGACCCTTGATGGTCTTATCGTCACCAACTCCGACAAACAACTTGCCGCCGCCACTATTGGCAAAGGCTACTACTTCGCGGACAATCTTCTCGGGATGACTGGATTTCAGTTTGAATTCCGCATGCTCACCCTCTCCTTTCTTTACCAGTTCTTTTAACAATCGAAGCTCCATTAGTAGAATGGATTGATATCTGTTTTGACAAATTCCTCTTCGGTTATATCCTCGTCTCCCTCTATTAACGCTAACAATTTACATTCGTTTCGTCAGATTAAAAAAATATTCAGGACGAGTTTCGTAAAAATGCGGGCTCTATTCAACAAAAAAACGACACCTTTTCAGTGCCGTTTTTCTTAGTATTCATCTTCGTTAAAAAAGAAATCATCTTTGGTGGGATAGTCGGGCCAAATCTCCTCAATGCTTTCATAAGGCTGACCATCATCTTCAAGCTCCTGAAGGTTTTCAACTACTTCTAACGGAGCGCCTGTTCTGATTGCAAAGTCAATTAGCTCGTCTTTGGTAGCTGGCCAGGGAGCATCTTCAAGGTACGATGCGAGTTCGAGAGTCCAGTACATAATATTTTCGCCTATTAATAGTTACTTTACTTTTTTGCAAAAGTAAAAAATTTGACATCTTTTAAAAGCTTAAAGCGAAAAAAAACAAAAATAATTGCTCGCGTAAAAATAATATTTTGTTTTTCAATTTAAAATACTGACAATCAGTCGATTATTACCTCATCTGGCAAGTAATGTTTCGGCTGAGATACCCAGCCCTCTATGCAGCTTCGTATCATTTCTAGGGTTAAGGGCCTTTTCCTATTTAATACCTCCGATACCCGGCTCGCGCTGCCAAAATAGCTGATCAGGTCTTTCCTCTTTAGTCCCCGCTCCTCTAATCTCAATTTAATTGCTTCAACAGGGTCAGGTGAGTTCTATTGGATAATGCTTCAATTCAGATTTGATCTGCTCAATTGTTTTCATAACGTTCAAATGTTCTTGATGTCATTAATCCGATCATATTCTTTGTGCGTACCTATGAATCTGATGTAAGAATTTACATTGAGCTATGCGAAGGTTCAATATTGAGAACTACCTTGACTCTTGCAAATTCTTCATTCTGTTCTTCCCCGGCAACACGCATTCAAAACCTTTTTGTAATTTTCCTCATCATTATAAATATCGAATTATGACCATTGAAGTTTGTGCCTACTCGCTCGAATCCTGCATTAATGCCCAGGCGGGAGGAGCCGGCCGGATAGAATTGTGCGGCGGACTAGGCGAAGGCGGTACCACTCCCAGCGCCGGTCTCATTGAAATCGTTAAACAACATATTGATATCCCCGTTTACGTCATGATCCGGCCCCGGGGAGGCGACTTCGTATATGATTTCTTTGAAGAGGAAATCATGAGAAAGGATATCGATCTTGCGAAAAAACTGGGTGCAAATGGCGTGGTTCTCGGCATTCTTACCGCCGACGGACAAGTGGACGTCGCACGTACCAAAGCGTTGGTAGCATATGCAGCCCCCATGAAGGTAACCTTCCACCGGGCATTTGATCTCACGCCCGATCCGCACAAGGCGCTTAAAGAAGTCATTGAAACAGGTGCCGAGCGGATATTGACATCAGGCCAACAATCGTCTGCTCCTCAGGGCATTGAGCTACTGAGAAGCCTTTCCAAAGCTGCAAACGGCGCGATTGAAATCATGGCAGGCGGGGGCGTGAATGCCGGTAATGCCGCCGAACTCAAAGCGGCCGGCGTGCATGCCCTTCACCTTACTGCCAAAGCATTCCGCCCCGGCCGCCAGAAGTATTTCCCTGAAAATATCTCAATGGCCGGCGAATCTCCCGACGAGCGCTCGGTGATGTATAGTGACCTGGGATTGATAGAAGCTATTGTTCAAGTAGTTTCATGATTTAATGCCTTTATTTTCAAATGCATCCCCCTCTATGAAGTTTGTTAAAGCTTTCATTTCTCTGGCCGTCACCATAGGGCTTGTATATCTTTTAGATAATCCGCTCGGTCCTGCCCCTGCACTAGGGCCGTTCCTTAGTCCGTTCTCGGGCTTTGGACAAAATGGCGAGGGTGCCGCTGATCCGAAAAGTGAATTGATATTAAAGCTCGACAGCCTGCAAAGTGAGGTGGTTATTCGTTTCGATGATACAGGCGTACCCCATATTTTTGCCAAAAATGACTTCGACCTTTTCTACGCACAAGGTTATATTACAGCGAAAGACCGGCTATGGCAAATGGACCTGCAAACCCGGGCTGCATCGGGCCGGCTTTCTGAGATTCTTGGCCGGGTAACGCTGGATATGGATTTACAAAGTCGCCGCCTGGGAATGGGTTATGGCGCGGAGGCGAATTTTAAAATGGCGATGAGTGAGCCTCAATCCCGAACCGCGCTGCTGGGCTACACTGCCGGAGTGAATGCCTATATCAACCAACTTACCCCGAAAGAATACCCGATTGAATTCAAGCTTTTGGGCTATAAACCCGAACCGTGGAAGCCGATCAATACCATGTACATGCTCGAACAAATGACACTCACGCTGGCCGGGAGATCGAATGAACTGGCGATGACAGAGCTGCTTAAAAAGTATGGTAAAGGTATCATCGACAATATATTTCCTGATTATCCCATGCTTCAGGAAAGTCCGGTCATTCCTTCCGGGACTGCCTGGGATTTTGAACCGCTGTCAATTCCCGAAAAAACTGATACTTCCACCAGCCTTGACCAGATCGGGTTTGTGAACAGCCCGCTGAGAATTCTACCCAAATCCAGTCCCAAAGTGGAAGGTATTGGAAGCAATAACTGGGCTGTAAGCGCAGAAAAGTCGATTACCGGCTTTCCCATTCTCGCCAATGATCCGCATTTGGAACTCACACTGCCGTCGATCTGGTACCAGGTACAGCTGCATTCCCCTGAAATGAATGTGTACGGTGTATCCCTGCCCGGCATTCCAAGCGTGATAATTGGATTTAATCAAAATGTAGCATGGGGTGTTACCAATGTAGATGCAGACGTGTTTGATCTTTATAAAATTAGATTCAAAGACGCTTCCCGGTCGCATTACTGGCATGATAACCAGTGGAAACCGACCAGATCGAGAAAAGAGCTGGTATTTATCAAAGGCGAAAAACAGCCCGTCACCGAGGAGGTCATTTACACGCATCACGGGCCGGTCACTGAATTTGACAATTCCGCTGAGAAACTTCCAAATCTGGCCATCAAATGGATTGGTCACGAGCCTGGTAACAGCTTCATGACTTTCTATCAGCTTAACCGTGCAAAAAACTACGACGACTACCGCACCGCATTGGCTAGATATGTGGGTCCTGCGCAGAATTTCGTATTTGCGGATAATAGTAAAAATATCGCATTGACGGTCAATGGTAAGCTTCCTGTCAAATACAGGGAGCAAGGCAAATTTTTACTGGACGGCACTATTCGTGCAGACGATTGGATGGGCTGGATACCGCCGGAGCAAAATCCATTTGTAAAAAATCCGGAACGCGGTTACGTCAGCAGCGCCAACCAGTCGAGTACCGACACTACTTATCCTTACTACATCAACTGGGTTTTTGCACCTTCGGAACGCGGGATCCGGATCAACGAAAGATTGGAAGCAATGTCACAAGCCAATGCTGATAGTCTACGTTCTCTTCAAAATGACAATTTCAGCGTGTTGGCAAGAACCATATTGCCCCGACTGCTTGACGTACTTTCTTCCACCGCATTATCTCCCGGTGAAAAGGCCGCCAAAATCATCCTCACGAACTGGGACTATCAGAATACACCTAACTCCGTCGCAGCAGCCATTTTTGAAGAATGGGTACCTATTATAAGGAATGCAATCTGGGCTGACGAATTTGCCGGCGAACTCCCTACACGCGACCGCACGCTGTACCTGCTTTTAAAACAACCCAATGAAAAATGGTTTGACAATATTAATACGCCTGAAAAGGAAACGATGAAAGATATTGTTTACCAAAGTTTAAAAGCCACACTGGATACGTTGACCTCCCGACACGGCAATATGAGCCCTGCCTGGCAGTGGTCGAAAGTAAAAGGTACCGAAATCAGGCACCTGAGCCGGAGCCTGAAAGCATTCAATGCACCCCCGATCACGACGGGAGGAGGCAGCGGGATCGTGAATGCTACTACTAAAAGGCATGGGCCTTCGTGGCGAATGGTGGTTGAATTAGGTCCGACCCCGCGCGCCTATGGCATTTATCCCGGGGGCCAATCCGGCAACCCCGGCAGTCCATATTATCTGAACCTTTTAAATAAATGGGAAAAAGGCGAACTGAACGAACTGTTGTTCCTGAATTCGCCTGACGAGCAAAATCCACGTTTGACATCCCGTATCACATTACAAGAGAAATAAGGCGACTTATGAATTTCATTATCATCTTGCTGATCACTGCCTTGCTGCAGATTTTTTTACCCTGGTGGGTTATTGCAGTTGTTCCTTTCCTGATTCACATCTGGCGGCCGACGGCTGCATTCAACGCTTTTTGGATCAGCTTTCTCGCAGTTGGTGCACTTTGGCTCGGGTATGGCTACTATTTGCATGTAGTCTCAAATGGCGGTATTTCAGACCGTATTGCGCAGATTTTCTTCTTGCCAAATGGTGTCTTGCTGCTTTTTATAAGCGCCCTCATCGGCGGGCTTATGGCTGGTTCTGCGGGACTTTCCGGTTTTCTGGTCAGGCATATTTTCAATCAGGAACAGCGTAACTAATCATCTTCGGCAGACGCTTTTAAGGGTGTGTGATATTCATTGTACTTAAACACAAATCCTTATCTTTGCGGCTCGTTCAAAAAATATAAACTTTAAAGACGTGAACAATAATACTTCGTTGATCTGGAACATTGTGCTTTCATTGGCCGTAGCAGTACTTTTTTTCCTTCACTTTTCCAGTAAACCATCGGGCGATTCCGGTGCAGTTGCAGATGGTAATGTAGTAGCAGGCCGTAAAACAGTTTATGTTCAAATAGACTCTCTTTTGAAAAATTACGAGTTCTTCAAGGATACCAGAAAAGAACTTGAGAACAAGAATTTCCAACTGGAAAATGAATTGAATACAAAAGGACGTTCACTGCAAAACGAAGTAGCGTTTTTCCAGCAAAAGGCGCAGACGATGACGCCTGAGCAAGCCAGATCAACAGAAGCACAGTTGATGAAAAAACAGCAGGATTTAATGGCCTACCGCGATCAGTCGGCACAGGCACTGGGCCAGGAAGAGGCTAAGAAAAACGAGGAGCTTTACAAAAACATCCGGGCATATATCGATAAATACAATAAAGAAAATGGCTTTGAATTCGTTCTGGGCTATTCTTTAGGCGGTGGTATTCTGTTTGCCAACCCTTCTTTGGATGTAACCCAAAAGATCCTTGACGGATTGAATAAAGAATACAAATCAGATGGTAAACCAGCAGCAGCTGACTCAACCAAGAAGAAATAACAAATAGTATCAGGACCATAAAAAAGCTGGCGGTTCAGATGAACCGCCAGCTTTTTTATGGGTATTGATGTCTAAAATTACACTGCAGAAGAAGAGAACTTCGCGCCAATGTATTCTCTGTTCATACGTGCAATATTTTCCAGACTGATTTCTTTCGGGCATTCCGCTGAGCAAGCTCCTGTATTGGTACAAGCTCCAAATCCCTCGGCGTCCATCTGAGCCACCATTTTCTCTGCGCGAATACTCCGCTCAGCCTGGCCTTGCGGCAACAACGCAAGCTGTGAAATTTTCGCAGAAACAAACAGCATTGCGGAAGCATTTTTACAAGCCGCTACACAAGCCCCGCATCCGATACAGGCAGCCGCAGAAAATGCATCGTCAGCCGATTCTTTTGGAATAGGTAAACTGTTGGCATCCTGCGCATTACCTGTATTTACTGAGATAAATCCTCCCGCAGATATAACCCTGTCAAATGCATCCCGGTCTACTACCAAATCCTTGATCACGGGAAAAGCCGAAGCTCTCCAGGGCTCAACTACAATCGTATCTCCGTCATTGAAAGACCGCATATGCAACTGACAGGTCGTAACTCCTCTCAGTGGTCCATGAGGGCGGCCATTGATATACATGGAGCACGCTCCGCAAATTCCTTCCCGGCAATCGTGATCAAATGACACTGGCTCCTTTCCTTCTTCGATAAGCTGTTCGTTCAACACATCGAACATTTCAAGAAAAGACATATCGGGGGAAACGTGGTCGAGATTGTAATTCTCAAATCCCCCTTGTGTATCGCTATTGCTTTGTCTCCAGACTTTAAGCTTAATATGCATGTTACCTGCACTCATCTTTGTAATATTTAATGATTGTCAATGAACCGTTCGTCTGGCCAACTATCGACGGCCGGTATTCCGGTTATTTATAACTTCTCTGGGCAATCTTAATGTTTTCGTAAATCAACTCCTCCTTATGAAGTTCCCACTCCTCAGGTCCCTTGTGCTCCCATGCTGAAACGAACATATAGTTTTCATCGTCACGCATTGCTTCACCTTCCTCAGTCTGATATTCTTCGCGGAAGTGACCTCCGCAGGATTCGTTTCTTGTCAGGGCATCGATACACATCAACTCGCCTAACTCGATAAAATCAGCCACGCGGTTTGCCTTGTCCAGTTCAGGATTGAAATAGGTTGCTGTTCCCATTACTTTTACATCTCTCCAAAACTCCTCTCTCAGCTGGCGAATCTCGACGATCGCCTCCTTCAAACCCTGCTCATTCCGCGCCATTCCGCATTTATCCCACATGATCTTACCCAGGCGGCGGTGGAAAAGTTCGGGTGATGTTTTACCCTGGATGCGGAGCAGTTTTTCGATACGGTCTCTTACTTCCTGTTCTGTTTTTACAAATGCCTCATGGTCCGTCGAGATTTTGCCGGTCCTGATCTCATTCGCGAGGTAAGCCCCGATTGTATATGGTATTACAAAATAACCGTCGGCCAGACCCTGCATCAGCGCAGAAGCACCAAGACGGTTGGCACCATGGTCGGAAAAATTAGCTTCTCCCAAAGCATACAGTCCAGGTACTGTGGTCATCAGGTTGTAATCTACCCAAAGTCCGCCCATTGTATAGTGAACAGCCGGGTAAATACGCATAGGGACCTGGTATGGATCTTCGCCTGTGATCTGCTTGTACATATCGAACAGGTTACCATATTTCTCTTTCACAACGGCCTTACCCCAGGTGATTATATCCGACTCGGACGCATTATGAATATTATTTTTGTTCGCTTCCGCTTTTCCGTAACGTTCTACTGCTGCGGCAAAGTCAAGGAAAACGGCCAGTTTGGAACTTCCTACACCATAACCCGCGTCACAACGTTCCTTGGCGGCACGCGAAGCGATATCTCTTGGTACAAGGTTACCAAATGCAGGGTAACGCCTTTCCAGGTAATAATCACGCTCTTCCTCAGGAATTTCATTACCCGGGCGCGTGTCATTTTTAGCTTTTGGTACCCAGATCCGGCCATCGTTACGAAGCGATTCGGACATCAAAGTCAGTTTCGACTGATGCTCTCCCGATACCGGAATACAGGTCGGGTGAATTTGCGTAAAGCAGGGATTTCCAAAGTATGCGCCGCGCTTGTGTGCCTTCCAGGCTGCTGTCACGTTACTCCCCATCGCATTGGTCGACAGGTAGAATACGTTCCCGTAACCGCCCGAGCACAGCAATACTGCATGAGCTGCATGTCTTTCCAGCTCACCGGTAATCAGGTTTCTGGCAATGATACCGCGGCATTTACCGTCAATATTTACGATATCCAGCATTTCGTGGCGGTTGTACATTTTAACAGTACCCATGCCAACCTGACGCTGCAAACCTGAGTATGCACCCAGAAGCAATTGCTGGCCTGTTTGACCAGCTGCATAAAATGTCCGCTGAACCTGCGTACCACCAAATGATCGGTTGGAAAGCAAGCCGCCGTATTCACGTGCAAAAGGTACGCCGGCAGCTACACATTGGTCTATGATATTACCTGAAACTTCCGCCAGACGGTGTACATTACCTTCTCTGGAACGGTAGTCGCCTCCTTTGATCGTATCATAAAAAAGACGGTAAACCGAATCACCGTCATTTTGATAGTTTTTTGCTGCATTGATCCCTCCTTGCGCGGCGATCGAGTGCGCGCGGCGGGGGGAATCCTGAAAACAAAAGGCTTTTACTGCATATCCCAGCTCTGCCAGTGTGGCAGCGGCAGACGCTCCTGCCAAACCGGTTCCTATTACGATAATTTCAAGATTACGTTTATTCGCGGGATTTACCAGAGGTACGGAAGAACGGTATTTGCTCCATTTAGTTTCCAGTTGTCCCTGAGGTATTTTGGCATCCAGACGAGAAGAAGTCGCCATATTAATTTTATTTAATCGAAATTTTGAAATGAAAAAAGAACCACCGGCATATACCGGTACCCGTTTTATTTAACCCAACCCAGATATATGGAGATCGGCATCAGCGCAAAAAGAATCGGAACTACGATTGAAAAAGCTGTCCCGATAAAGGAAATAATGCCATTGTACTTCACGTGATTCAGGCCAAGGGACTGGAACGCGCTTTTAAAACCGTGCAGTAAATGCCAGAACAATGAGATACAGCCGGCCACATAAATCAGGACAACCCAGATATTCTGGAAAATGTCGAGCATCATCTGATATAAATTGAGTTCCTCTCCGGTCACGAACTGGTTGGAGCGGTTAGGTATCCAGAAATGCGAGGTGTGAACCACTAAAAAAATCAACAGCAGGGTACCGAGCAAACCCATACTTCTGGAATACCAGGTACTGTTGGCAGAAGCATTATTCACAGCGTAATTGACGGGGCGGGCCTCTCTGTTATTTTTCCAAAGAATAAGCCCGTCTGCAATGTGCAGCAGAAAGCCAGCGACCAGTACGATTTCCAGTGTCCGAATGATCGGGTTGGTACCCATAAAGTGGCCCCAATGCGTAAAAGTTTCGCCACCGTCATTGTAAAAGATCATTGCATTAATGGTCGCATGGATGACCAGAAAACTGATTAAAAATAGTCCGGTAAGAGCCATCAGAAGCTTTTTCCCGATAGAGCTCGTTAACGTTTGTGAAAACCACGACATATGAAAAACAAATGGTTTTAGTGCAAAAAAATGAGGTATATTTAGAACCTTTCAAAGGTATATCACAAACCGTACCGAGGCAATAAAACAAGTTCATTTTTGTGGTATGCCTTATTATTTATAATCATTATGAAGAAATTTTAAGTTGCTTCAATCAGGCGTCGGCTAATGTGTCTGAAATTGGCTTCCGGCCAGGAAAAAACCGCGTTTTGTTTACACAATCCACACACATTTTAAGTCCGATATTTCGTTGAAGCTTATGATCAGGCAAATCCCTAATTTTTTATGTCACTTACTTTACGATCCCTTCTAACTTTCATCTGTTTTGCGGCCTTTCTTTTTTCAGTTTCAGAAGTAAAAGCTACTCACTTCCGGGCTGGAGAAATTACAGCCAAACGTAAGTCTGGCCTGACCTACGAAATCAAGCTATCCGCTTATTTTGACGTTTCACCTGACGGCAAGAATGCGGCAGACGCAGCTACATTTGTGGATTTTTATTTCGGGACCGACGGGCCGAGGCGTGTAGACAGGATACCGGGCACCATTCGCAATATTGGTAACAACACGACTTATAACGAATATATCACAACCTACACCTTCCCATCTGCCAATAAAGCCTATCAGATTTCGGTGCGAATGGAAAATCGTAACGCAAATACGCTGAACCTTAACAATGGAATTGCAACGCAAACGCTTAATTTTTTCGTTCACAGCACTTTGGAGATTAATGCACAATTTGGTAGTAATCAAACTCCCATTATGCTCAATGCGCCCATTGATCTTGCAGCCGTAGGGCAGCGTTATGTCCATAATCCAAATGCATTTGACGCCGATGGCGACAGCCTTGCTTACAAACTATTTGTGCCTCAGCAAAGTGCTGGTGGCGGAGTTGGGGTCAATATTCCGTACAGTCACCCCAGCATGATCGGGGCGCCGGGGCGGACAGAAGCCGGCGCATCACCTGCCACCTTTACCCTCGACGAGAGAACCGGCGACCTTGTCTGGGATGCCCCGGCAATGAAGGGGCAATACAATGTGGCCTTTGTTGTAGAAGAATGGAGGGACGGTTTCTTAATAGGGCAAATTGTGAGGGATATGCAGATTTTGGTGGAAGATGCCCGCAATGACCGTCCTTTGATGGACCCACTGCCCGACCTCTGCGTGGAAGCAGGTACTTTTATCAACCAGCAGGTCAAAGCCACCGACAAGAACGGTGACAGGCTTACACTTACCTCCACCGGAGGGGTGTACCAGAACGGGCTGGTCAAACCTGACCTGGCCGCTTTCAATGTAGCACAGCAGGGCGCACAGAATACCGTCACAGGACAGTTTACCTGGCAGACTTCCTGCGACCATATCCGGCTGGAACCCTACGATGTGCTCTTCAAGGTCGAGGATGCGCCTGCGCCGGGAACGCCCAATCCCGGATTGTTCCGGAAGCTGGTCGATATGACCACATTAAGTATCCGCGTCTACGGGCCCAAGCCCACAGGACTCAGGGCCGTCGCAGCTACCGACCCGGCAGGGACGGCATACCGCCTCAACTGGGATGCCTATAAATGCCAGGTCACAGGCGCAAGGGTCGTTATTTACAGAAAAGAAGGCTGTACGGATATACCCGATGATGTCTGTACCACTGGCATACCACCCGGCTCAGGCTATGAGGAAGTGGCCCGTGTGCCCGTTACCCAGACTACCTACCTGGACAATAATGACGGTGACGGCCTTCGCCCAGGCGTTTCTTACAGCTACCGCCTGGTCGTGATTTTCCCAAGGCCGGGAACTAACGGCACTGAGCCCGGAAGCCTGGTAGGCGGAGGGGAAAGTATGGCTTCTGACGAGTTCTGCCTTAAACTGCCTATCCTGATGCCGGTCATTACCAATGTAACCGTTGATTCCACCAGCGAGACAAGGGGCGTGATCACTGTTAAATGGACCAAACCGGCCGCACCATCGGGACTGCCGGCACAGTACCGCCTGTTCAGGGCTACCGGCCAGGGCGGTACCGACTTCTCACTGGTTGCAACCATCAATACCAACCTGACAGCAGGCGCGGCAGACACCATTTTTGTCGACAGGGCATTGAACACACTGGTCAACCCTTACAACTACAAACTCGAATACTGGACCACACAGGGCGGCAAGCTCGTCAAGTTTGATCAGACAGAGACCGCAAGCAGTGTCCGCCTCGAACAGGGAGCCGCCGAGCCGACACGCGTCAGGCTCAACTGGTCGGCGCTGGTGCCATGGGACAACTCCAACCGTGTACACAGGGTGTACCGCGAGGACAAAACCAAACCCGGCACTTTCAACCGCATTGCAGACGTGCCCGTTGGCCCGGCACAGAACTTTACTTTTACCGATGACGGCGTAGACAGGTATGCGGCCGACGGTACGGTCAATATCACCATCGTCAACGATTCCACCTATTGCTACAAAGTAGAAACCGTCGGTTCTTACAACAACAGCCAGATCAGGCCGGCCGTACTTTATAACTTCTCCCAAATACTTTGCGTATCCTCTTCGGACACCACCAAGCCATGCCCGCCCGTGCTCGCACTCGACCCGCTCAACTGCGATTCGCTCAAGGCACACCCCGATGCTTTTTGTGATTCCCCCACATTTACCAACCACCTTTCCTGGACTTATCCTGAGCAGGTCGACGGAAAAGAGTGCGACCCCAACGTGTCGGCCTATAAAGTGTATTACGCCAGGTATGAGGACGAAACACCGGC
This Dyadobacter sp. UC 10 DNA region includes the following protein-coding sequences:
- a CDS encoding penicillin acylase family protein, yielding MKFVKAFISLAVTIGLVYLLDNPLGPAPALGPFLSPFSGFGQNGEGAADPKSELILKLDSLQSEVVIRFDDTGVPHIFAKNDFDLFYAQGYITAKDRLWQMDLQTRAASGRLSEILGRVTLDMDLQSRRLGMGYGAEANFKMAMSEPQSRTALLGYTAGVNAYINQLTPKEYPIEFKLLGYKPEPWKPINTMYMLEQMTLTLAGRSNELAMTELLKKYGKGIIDNIFPDYPMLQESPVIPSGTAWDFEPLSIPEKTDTSTSLDQIGFVNSPLRILPKSSPKVEGIGSNNWAVSAEKSITGFPILANDPHLELTLPSIWYQVQLHSPEMNVYGVSLPGIPSVIIGFNQNVAWGVTNVDADVFDLYKIRFKDASRSHYWHDNQWKPTRSRKELVFIKGEKQPVTEEVIYTHHGPVTEFDNSAEKLPNLAIKWIGHEPGNSFMTFYQLNRAKNYDDYRTALARYVGPAQNFVFADNSKNIALTVNGKLPVKYREQGKFLLDGTIRADDWMGWIPPEQNPFVKNPERGYVSSANQSSTDTTYPYYINWVFAPSERGIRINERLEAMSQANADSLRSLQNDNFSVLARTILPRLLDVLSSTALSPGEKAAKIILTNWDYQNTPNSVAAAIFEEWVPIIRNAIWADEFAGELPTRDRTLYLLLKQPNEKWFDNINTPEKETMKDIVYQSLKATLDTLTSRHGNMSPAWQWSKVKGTEIRHLSRSLKAFNAPPITTGGGSGIVNATTKRHGPSWRMVVELGPTPRAYGIYPGGQSGNPGSPYYLNLLNKWEKGELNELLFLNSPDEQNPRLTSRITLQEK
- a CDS encoding DUF3127 domain-containing protein is translated as MELTGTVIALLPEVTGQGKNGMWRKQEFILEIPSQYPKKVCISLWGDKIDQADLQVNDSVTASIDVESREYNSRWYTEVKAWKVDKSGGPASAGNSPLPPVTTFSEEDSDDLPF
- a CDS encoding AlbA family DNA-binding domain-containing protein, giving the protein MELRLLKELVKKGEGEHAEFKLKSSHPEKIVREVVAFANSGGGKLFVGVGDDKTIKGLKDAEEDEYTLSRAIDRYIFPKISYKKERVPVSADRDVLVLTIPRSIDKPHYVVDDSGGRQAYIRVEDKSLQASREMKEIMRRGRGERDIRFQYGDKEQKLMKLLDEKQSVTVDLFATVAGIPRKIASNTLVVLVLARILEVHPQEMIDKFTMSMAYQSN
- a CDS encoding DUF2795 domain-containing protein; the protein is MYWTLELASYLEDAPWPATKDELIDFAIRTGAPLEVVENLQELEDDGQPYESIEEIWPDYPTKDDFFFNEDEY
- a CDS encoding OmpH family outer membrane protein, with product MNNNTSLIWNIVLSLAVAVLFFLHFSSKPSGDSGAVADGNVVAGRKTVYVQIDSLLKNYEFFKDTRKELENKNFQLENELNTKGRSLQNEVAFFQQKAQTMTPEQARSTEAQLMKKQQDLMAYRDQSAQALGQEEAKKNEELYKNIRAYIDKYNKENGFEFVLGYSLGGGILFANPSLDVTQKILDGLNKEYKSDGKPAAADSTKKK
- a CDS encoding succinate dehydrogenase/fumarate reductase iron-sulfur subunit — encoded protein: MHIKLKVWRQSNSDTQGGFENYNLDHVSPDMSFLEMFDVLNEQLIEEGKEPVSFDHDCREGICGACSMYINGRPHGPLRGVTTCQLHMRSFNDGDTIVVEPWRASAFPVIKDLVVDRDAFDRVISAGGFISVNTGNAQDANSLPIPKESADDAFSAAACIGCGACVAACKNASAMLFVSAKISQLALLPQGQAERSIRAEKMVAQMDAEGFGACTNTGACSAECPKEISLENIARMNREYIGAKFSSSAV
- a CDS encoding fumarate reductase/succinate dehydrogenase flavoprotein subunit, which encodes MATSSRLDAKIPQGQLETKWSKYRSSVPLVNPANKRNLEIIVIGTGLAGASAAATLAELGYAVKAFCFQDSPRRAHSIAAQGGINAAKNYQNDGDSVYRLFYDTIKGGDYRSREGNVHRLAEVSGNIIDQCVAAGVPFAREYGGLLSNRSFGGTQVQRTFYAAGQTGQQLLLGAYSGLQRQVGMGTVKMYNRHEMLDIVNIDGKCRGIIARNLITGELERHAAHAVLLCSGGYGNVFYLSTNAMGSNVTAAWKAHKRGAYFGNPCFTQIHPTCIPVSGEHQSKLTLMSESLRNDGRIWVPKAKNDTRPGNEIPEEERDYYLERRYPAFGNLVPRDIASRAAKERCDAGYGVGSSKLAVFLDFAAAVERYGKAEANKNNIHNASESDIITWGKAVVKEKYGNLFDMYKQITGEDPYQVPMRIYPAVHYTMGGLWVDYNLMTTVPGLYALGEANFSDHGANRLGASALMQGLADGYFVIPYTIGAYLANEIRTGKISTDHEAFVKTEQEVRDRIEKLLRIQGKTSPELFHRRLGKIMWDKCGMARNEQGLKEAIVEIRQLREEFWRDVKVMGTATYFNPELDKANRVADFIELGELMCIDALTRNESCGGHFREEYQTEEGEAMRDDENYMFVSAWEHKGPEEWELHKEELIYENIKIAQRSYK
- a CDS encoding copper homeostasis protein CutC codes for the protein MTIEVCAYSLESCINAQAGGAGRIELCGGLGEGGTTPSAGLIEIVKQHIDIPVYVMIRPRGGDFVYDFFEEEIMRKDIDLAKKLGANGVVLGILTADGQVDVARTKALVAYAAPMKVTFHRAFDLTPDPHKALKEVIETGAERILTSGQQSSAPQGIELLRSLSKAANGAIEIMAGGGVNAGNAAELKAAGVHALHLTAKAFRPGRQKYFPENISMAGESPDERSVMYSDLGLIEAIVQVVS